The genome window TTCATTGTTCCAGATAGCGCAATCTGGATCAGAAACTGGGTTCATCGGGTTCACCCACGTTACAGGGTTCACATACTGGAATCCGCAGACACTTGGAGGCTTGCAACATCCTGACTGCACACATGTTACAATCATCGTTAGCTAGAAACAAAACACACCATTAAATAAGTAcattttcaagaatttgagTTAAAATTAGTTGTTGCATTACAAACAGCGGTGTATCTGAAAAAATCTAGCAATTGATCAAAATTAGGATCAAAATTATTTCGAGTTCAATATTAGTTGAAGGGGAGAATTGCACTTATAACACAAAGACCCATCAATCAAACCACTTTTTTCGATATAAATGCAGATGAAACACGCATCAATCAAGCTACCATATGAGTAGGTGCTCTAGAGAATTCAATATCATCCAAAATTTGACCATAAGAAAAgcagaatttaataaaattaaaagcaaGATTGGCAATAATGAAACATATGAAGATGGTGTTTGGTATGAAATTGACAGCAGGGAGCCAACAGGTCCTCATGGTAGGTCCCTTTAGTATCTTGTTTACTTATTAGTATGCTGTAGTGGTCCTATTATGAAGTTTTGGATGCATTCACCACAGAATGATCCTAGAAACTGCAGAGCAGAACCTCTTTGTAACACTTCGCAAAGTCAATTTAAGTCACAACTCAGAATCTTATTCTACTGCCAATTTTATCCATCTTTAGCCTACTGCCTGGcggatattatattttcttaataacAAGAGGTCGATGATTTAAGTCTCTCACACGGGCAGGAGCAATTGAGTATATAAATTCATGTAACCGATTACAGAGGAATTCTTGATTTCTCAAATTTGTAACAAAGTTTCTTGACAAAACCATCCACATacacaaattcataaattttaacaagatggaaatgaaaaaatttatccaaaaaaaaaaccgaGACCATGAAAATCATACCTGAATAGGAGAAAGACGAGCAGCATAAAATTGGTCAGCAGAAGCATACTTCTGACTCAACTTGGGACAAACTTTAGAATCAAAAATACAATCCCTTATACTCCCCCAATTATCAGAATTAGTAACATGGTTCCTCAGCCAATCCGAATACCCCGAAAGCCGGTAATCCCTGTACCCCCGGCCCTGCACATCATAAGCCCCCGAAGGCCTCGCAGCCACAAAGGCAAGAACAAGGAGAATAATGAGAACAACAATGAGAAACGCCATCGAAAACAGGAAGAAAGCAAGTAAGCCCTGTTTATTCCAGTAAGCACCGACAAAGCCAGACAAGGTGACGAGGAAAAAGATGATGCCAATGAAAATGAGAGGGAAGCGAAGCCAGTTGATGCACTGGTTGTCGTGGTTTGAGGCTAGCCAGATCCCAGCTGAGATTATGGGGATCGAACACATGAGGGCTATGAAGTTGAGGATTGCTATGAGGTTGTTGCTTACTGCCATGGTGGAGGTGGTGAGTTTGGGACAGGGGTGGTGTGAAACTGAAAGGTGGTTTGGTTGATGAGGAGATGAGATGATGGTTCGAGTTTTAACTTTGTGTGGAGAGTTTCGTACTTTTTCCACACATTTGTAAGTTAGTTTCCCTGGTATTTCATTTCAGGGCACCTCTcgtttctttatatttttttcgaaCGAtattgacatgtattttaagataCACAAGAAGTATAGattattaaatgtttttttaactttttttgttatgtgtaaaatttaaatattaaatttttattattaaaaaaattataataatctatcaaaatatattttatgagagatATTTAAAATGTATATCAAATTTTCGTCTTTCGATATAAACAATCCAAGGGAGGAGCTTTTCATCCCACCGTGTTTTCTTGGAATTGCATGTTGGAGCTTTTCATCTCACCGTGTTTTCTTCGAAATGCATGTTACTCGTCTTGGTATGGTGTTATGCCTGCTTGGGTGTAATATTTTTTGACTTTTCTTTTCTTGCAAGTAGAGATGTGTATGTAGTAAAAATCAAACCGATTTAGTTTAGTTAATTGAAacggaattttttttaaaaaaatgttatcaaAAAcccaatcaaaattaattt of Daucus carota subsp. sativus chromosome 3, DH1 v3.0, whole genome shotgun sequence contains these proteins:
- the LOC108213046 gene encoding tetraspanin-2; translation: MAVSNNLIAILNFIALMCSIPIISAGIWLASNHDNQCINWLRFPLIFIGIIFFLVTLSGFVGAYWNKQGLLAFFLFSMAFLIVVLIILLVLAFVAARPSGAYDVQGRGYRDYRLSGYSDWLRNHVTNSDNWGSIRDCIFDSKVCPKLSQKYASADQFYAARLSPIQSGCCKPPSVCGFQYVNPVTWVNPMNPVSDPDCAIWNNEPNQLCYNCDSCKAGLLGNVRKEWKKANVIVIIAVVVLIWVYLIACCAYKNAQTEDLFSRYKQGWT